The following coding sequences lie in one Arachis hypogaea cultivar Tifrunner chromosome 9, arahy.Tifrunner.gnm2.J5K5, whole genome shotgun sequence genomic window:
- the LOC112712413 gene encoding uncharacterized protein gives MGSSEADPDPVTRYSQTERIVLLIDLDPLLHLPDPTPYTSAILSSAATLLSFPSLSTALFSFRLFLSSLSPLLSSSTLSIPLSLSFDLPSPTLRHLSNALSSLPSLLRRHHISSPKASHIASTLRQLIHDYAWDPDSSLDSPIPSSLVLLFSPLCNSFEQLSLFLDREVGDEYSFREMFLEFFGGVRDVFSSRDIHCSWVSVSASARFESECGDSGEVGRVRGFFERGVKGLGWGFCGADSIVLGSALVPFGLIYPKIGVCWGSLGFNDCSSKKAQVQLCLQMLDVNRIPIQCNCCDLELVDLKIPRRCGDARFNPDLANSQGAGCQRNERFRKQFSDGIIKFEVKAVQKSDAFVNVRECLSESVMVREVFREPKKNKDENSDQFFADRVLQMLATEFGFQWRRKSVPIWEILLSFLCKEGCWALVSLTNGNGGSCMGVLRPFTVYSALLSVLGDPDMDNDIGGANMAQYIRTMEHRVFKSDRKSKKDKVFLDSQAKESDAANEGHGEKKKMDLKSLQNLTWNSFCESVCDQFEMDLKDVYSVIESSKSKKLKFLKWWMKQIKKSSCSDIINLSEIPKSNEIIAEKNKDKLTESPQNIEQPVSSSASAGINTEASRIQDDAVLDCRLESSAEFFSNLSTKIQQGIESEDIDLGAMAKRLVNSSIYWLCRKDSRETNSEGQKGGRETNSEVQHDDREISNEGHNAPSSSIVASELIKFLLKEPKELAAKYKSRNSFSQASEPRRTKQVTEHAAREYELQILLRMEILQSEVGSGVEDSSKHKFVKKICQLLDDMHCHMEGGFFGDWNLENYVAKIIKSRYSHTLEDVVHKIYNKMDLLLFADVEEAPNNFLNSEDSDKPLNQIVYRDEMGENDISNGPISSENEPFQLQNNDAGKLQRAIQEDHGRKLIEAKERRDRARRFSSFTSWIPDLQRVWAPKHKAMKPKTDPFRKVPNEKRKRASYDRVCETPLTGNKRSIQREGDSGYDNYIADGDQASGSVSRKLFQGD, from the exons ATGGGTTCTTCAGAGGCAGATCCAGATCCAGTGACACGCTACTCCCAAACCGAACGCATCGTTCTCCTCATCGACTTGGACCCACTCCTCCACCTCCCTGACCCCACACCTTACACCTCCGCCATCCTCTCCTCCGCCGCCACACTCCtctccttcccctctctctccaCAGCACTCTTCTCCTTCAGGCTCTTCTTGTCATCCCTCTCCCCTCTCCTCTCATCCTCCACTCTCTCcatccctctctccctctccttcgaCCTCCCTTCCCCCACCCTCCGCCACCTCTCCAACGCCCTCTCCTCCCTCCCCTCTCTCCTCCGCCGCCACCACATTTCATCCCCCAAAGCCTCGCACATCGCCTCCACCTTGCGCCAGCTCATCCACGACTATGCTTGGGATCCCGATTCAAGTCTCGATTCTCCAATACCTTCCAGTTTGGTACTCTTGTTCTCTCCCCTATGCAATTCCTTTGAACAATTGTCTTTGTTTCTTGATAGAGAGGTCGGTGATGAGTATTCTTTCCGCGAGATGTTTTTGGAGTTCTTTGGGGGTGTTAGGGATGTGTTTAGTTCTAGAGATATTCACTGTAGTTGGGTTAGTGTTAGCGCTAGTGCTAGATTTGAATCCGAGTGCGGTGATAGTGGTGAAGTTGGAAGGGTTCGTGGGTTTTTTGAGAGGGGGGTTAAGGGTTTGGGTTGGGGTTTTTGTGGCGCAGATTCGATTGTGCTTGGTTCTGCTCTTGTTCCTTTTGGCTTGATTTACCCCAAAATTGGGGTTTGTTGGGGTTCTCTTGGTTTTAATGATTGTTCTTCTAAGAAAGCTCAAGTGCAGCTGTGTCTTCAGATGTTAGATGTGAATAGGATTCCTATTCAGTGCAATTGTTGTGATCTTGAGTTAGTGGATTTGAAAATTCCACGTAGGTGTGGTGATGCTAGGTTTAATCCGGATTTGGCGAATTCGCAAGGAGCAGGTTGTCAGCGAAATGAGAGATTTCGGAAACAGTTTTCGGATGGAATCATTAAATTTGAGGTTAAGGCTGTGCAGAAGTCTGATGCTTTTGTGAATGTGAGGGAGTGCTTATCTGAATCTGTTATGGTGCGTGAGGTTTTCAGAGAACCTAAGAAGAACAAGGACGAAAATTCGGATCAGTTTTTTGCAGATAGGGTTCTTCAGATGCTTGCTACTGAATTTGGCTTCCAGTGGAGGAGAAAATCAGTGCCCATTTGGGAAATCCTCTTGAGTTTTCTTTGTAAAGAAGGTTGCTGGGCGTTGGTGTCTCTCACCAATGGTAATGGTGGTTCATGTATGGGTGTTCTGAGGCCTTTTACTGTTTATTCTGCTCTCTTATCTGTATTAGGGGATCCAGATATGGATAATGATATAGGTGGAGCAAACATGGCTCAATATATAAGGACAATGGAACATAGGGTTTTTAAATCTGATCGCAAATCTAAGAAGGACAAGGTTTTCTTGGATTCTCAAGCTAAGGAGAGTGATGCAGCTAATGAGGGTCATggggaaaagaaaaagatggATTTGAAATCACTTCAAAACCTTACATGGAACTCATTCTGTGAATCAGTATGTGATCAATTTGAAATGGATTTGAAGGATGTTTATTCAGTCATTGAAAGTAGCAAGTCAAAAAAGTTGAAGTTTTTGAAATGGTGGATGAAACAGATAAAGAAGTCTAGCTGTAGTGATATAATAAATTTGTCAGAAATACCAAAGTCAAATGAGATCATTGCAGAAAAGAATAAAGATAAATTAACTGAGTCACCTCAAAATATTGAACAGCCGGTATCCTCATCTGCCTCAGCTGGGATTAACACCGAGGCTTCTAGAATACAGGATGACGCTGTGCTTGACTGTAGGTTAGAATCGTCTGCAGAATTTTTCAGTAATCTTTCCACCAAGATCCAACAGGGGATTGAATCAGAAGATATAGACCTTGGGGCTATGGCAAAGCGACTTGTGAATTCATCTATCTATTGGCTGTGTCGGAAGGATAGCAGAGAAACCAATTCTGAGGGCCAGAAGGGTGGCAGAGAAACAAATTCTGAAGTTCAGCATGATGATAGGGAAATCAGTAATGAGGGTCATAATGCTCCTTCCAGTAGCATTGTTGCATCTGAACTGATAAAATTTCTATTGAAAGAACCAAAAGAGTTGGCAGCAAAGTATAAAAGCAGAAATTCTTTCTCTCAGGCCTCCGAACCAAGACGTACTAAACAAGTTACAGAGCATGCAGCTAGAGA ATATGAGCTGCAGATTTTGCTTCGGATGGAGATTTTACAATCAGAGGTTGGAAGTGGAGTCGAGGATTCTAGTAAACACAAGTTTGTCAAGAAAATATGCCAGCTTTTGGATGACATGCACTGCCACATGGAAGGGGGTTTCTTTGGTGATTGGAACCTTGAAAATTATGTGGCAAAGATCATCAAAAGCAG GTATTCTCACACTCTTGAAGACGTGGTCCACAAAATCTACAACAAAATGGACCTGCTGCTATTTGCAGATGTGGAGGAAGCCCCTAATAATTTTCTTAACAGTGAGGACAGCGATAAACCCTTGAACCAAATAGTATACAGAGATGAAATGGGTGAAAATGATATCAGTAATGGACCCATTTCATCAGAAAACGAGCCCTTTCAGTTGCAGAATAATGACGCTGGAAAACTCCAAAGGGCTATTCAAGAAGATCATGGCCGAAAACTAATTGAAGCTAAGGAAAGGAGAGATAGGGCACGTAGGTTCTCATCTTTCACGAGTTGGATACCTGATTTGCAGAGAGTTTGGGCGCCAAAACACAAGGCTATGAAACCAAAGACAGACCCCTTTAGAAAGGTGCCAAACGAGAAGCGGAAAAGGGCAAGCTATGACAGAGTATGTGAGACACCACTGACAGGAAACAAGCGTTCAATTCAACGGGAAGGGGATTCAGGTTATGACAATTACATAGCTGATGGGGATCAAGCATCTGGCTCAGTTTCCAGGAAATTGTTTCAGGGTGACTGA
- the LOC112712414 gene encoding ABC transporter C family member 10 — translation MEGFWSMFCGEETCSYDFKFLIDPSSCINHFLISCFDVLLLLMLLFIMIKKLPSKPLHGLTGSPRLSKLHLVSAIANGALGLVHLCLGIWVLVENLRKTHTSLPLDLWLLEFFQGLTWLSVSIAINIGLKQLPRPWLRMFSVLIFLVSGISCAFSLFYVIGSKDLSLKVALDILSFPGAILLLLCTYKCRETDMELDESLYTPLNGESNKIGSINNDALYGRAGFFSTMSFWWMNPLMKRGKEKTLQEEDIPKLREQDQAESCYLLFLDQLNRKKQNDPSSHSSILWTIVLCHRREILISGFFALLKVIAISVGPLLLNSFILVAEGNESFKYEGFVLVISLFFTKVIESLSQRQWYFRARLIGVKVKSLLTAAIYKKQLRLSNSARLNHSGGEIMNYVTVDAYRIGEFPYWFHQTWTTSVQLCISLVILFRAVGLATIASLVVIVFTVLCNTPLAKLQHKFQSKLMVAQDERLKATSEALLNMKVLKLYAWETNFKDSIERLRNVELKWLSAVLLRKAYNTFLFWSSPVLVSAASFGACYFLNVPLHANNVFTFVATLRLVQDPIRIIPDVIGVIIQARVAFARLVKFLEAPELQNANVKRKSFSDNMRGSISIKAADFSWEDNASKPTLRNINLEVRPGKKLAICGEVGSGKSTLLAAILREVPNTQGTIEVYGKFAYVSQTAWIQTGTIRDNILFGSAMDTQKYRETLHRSSLIKDLELFPHGDLTEIGERGVNLSGGQKQRIQLARALYQNADIYLLDDPFSAVDAHTATNLFNEYIMQGLAGKTVLLVTHQVDFLPAFDSVLLMSDGEILQAAPYHDLLASSQEFQDLVSAHKETAGSDRLMDVTSSQRNSNSAVEIRKTSVEKQFDASKGDQLIKEEEREKGNQGFRPYLQYLNQNKGYVYFSVAVISQITFVIGQISQNSWMAANVDNPHVSTLKLILVYLLIGFTSTLFLLVRSLLTVAMGLQSSKSLFLQLLNSLFRAPMAFYDSTPLGRILSRVSGDLSIVDLDVPFGLLFAVAATSNCYANLTVLAVVTWQVLFVSIPMIIFAIRLQRYYFATAKELMRLNGTTKSYVANHLAESVAGAVTIRAFEEEDRFFAKNLHLIDVNASPFFHTFAANEWLIQRLETVSAVVLASAALCMVVLPSGTFTSGFIGMALSYGLSLNASLVFSIQNQCNIENYIISVERLNQYMHIPSEAPEIIEGNRPPTNWPLEGKVEIHDLQIRYRPDAPLVLRGITCTFEGGHKIGIVGRTGSGKSTLIGALFRLVEPAGGEIIVDGINICSIGLHDLRSRFGIIPQDPTLFNGTVRYNMDPLSQYTDQEIWEVLAKCQLREAVQEKEEGLDSSVVEAGANWSMGQRQLFCLGRALLRRSQILVLDEATASIDNATDLILQKTIRTEFADCTVITVAHRIPTVMDCTKVLAISDGKLVEYDEPMNLMKREGSLFGQLVKEYWSHFQSAESH, via the exons ATGGAGGGGTTTTGGAGCATGTTCTGTggggaagaaacatgcagctatGATTTCAAGTTTTTGATTGATCCTTCCTCATGCATCAACCACTTCTTGATATCTTGCTTTGATGTGTTGCTTCTTCTCATGCTCCTATTCATTATGATCAAGAAGTTACCCTCCAAACCGTTACATGGTCTAACAGGGTCACCAAGACTTTCAAAATTGCATCTAGTCTCTGCCATAGCCAATGGTGCTCTTGGCCTGGTGCATTTGTGCTTAGGCATTTGGGTTTTAGTGGAGAATTTGAGGAAAACCCACACTTCTTTGCCTCTTGATCTGTGGTTGCTAGAATTCTTTCAAGGATTGACATGGTTGTCAGTCAGCATAGCAATAAATATTGGCCTAAAACAGCTTCCAAGACCATGGTTAAGGATGTTCTCTGTTCTTATCTTTTTGGTTTCTGGCATTTCCTGTGCTTTTTCCTTGTTTTATGTAATTGGTAGCAAAGACCTGTCCCTTAAGGTAGCTTTAGATATTCTATCTTTCCCAGGGGCAATATTATTGTTGCTTTGCACATATAAATGCAGGGAAACTGACATGGAACTTGATGAAAGCCTTTACACTCCTTTGAATGGTGAGTCCAACAAAATTGGTTCTATCAACAACGATGCTCTATATGGAAGAGCTGGATTCTTTAGTACCATGTCATTTTGGTGGATGAATCCTTTGATGAAGAGGGGTAAAGAGAAAACACTTCAGGAAGAAGATATCCCAAAGTTGCGAGAGCAAGATCAAGCAGAAAGTTGTTACTTGCTGTTTCTAGACCAATTGAACAGGAAGAAACAGAATGATCCGTCTTCGCACTCATCGATTTTGTGGACTATAGTTTTATGTCACCGGAGAGAAATTCTGATATCAGGATTCTTTGCATTGCTTAAGGTGATTGCTATTTCCGTTGGTCCACTGCTTCTGAATTCCTTCATACTGGTAGCTGAGGGCAATGAAAGCTTCAAATATGAAGGTTTTGTATTGGTCATATCACTTTTCTTTACGAAGGTCATAGAATCTTTATCACAAAGGCAGTGGTACTTCCGAGCCAGACTGATAGGTGTGAAAGTTAAATCTCTGCTCACTGCAGCCATTTATAAAAAACAACTGAGGTTATCAAATTCTGCTAGATTGAATCATTCTGGTGGTGAGATCATGAACTATGTGACTGTGGATGCTTATAGAATCGGAGAATTTCCTTATTGGTTTCACCAGACATGGACGACTAGCGTCCAGCTATGCATCTCCTTGGTAATACTTTTTCGCGCCGTCGGGCTAGCTACAATTGCCTCCTTGGTGGTGATAGTTTTCACTGTGCTTTGCAATACTCCACTTGCAAAGTTGCAGCATAAGTTTCAAAGCAAACTCATGGTGGCACAAGATGAGAGGTTGAAGGCTACTTCTGAGGCTCTTCTGAATATGAAGGTGTTGAAATTGTATGCGTGGGAAACCAACTTCAAGGATTCTATTGAAAGATTAAGGAACGTGGAGCTGAAATGGTTGTCTGCAGTGCTATTGCGCAAGGCCTACAACACCTTTCTCTTTTGGTCCTCACCTGTGTTGGTATCCGCTGCTTCCTTTGGAGCTTGTTACTTTCTTAACGTTCCCCTGCATGCTAACAACGTCTTCACCTTCGTGGCAACTTTGCGCCTTGTTCAAGATCCAATTAGAATCATTCCTGATGTCATTGGGGTGATCATTCAGGCCAGAGTCGCGTTTGCCCGGCTTGTAAAGTTCCTTGAGGCACCTGAGCTGCAGAATGCAAATGTCAAGAGGAAGAGTTTCAGCGACAACATGAGGGGCTCCATTTCAATCAAGGCTGCTGACTTTTCATGGGAAGATAATGCATCAAAACCGACACTGCGAAATATCAACTTAGAGGTTAGGCCAGGGAAAAAGTTGGCTATTTGTGGAGAGGTTGGATCAGGAAAATCAACACTGTTAGCAGCAATTCTCAGGGAAGTTCCTAATACTCAGGGAACT ATTGAAGTTTATGGCAAATTTGCCTATGTTTCTCAAACAGCATGGATACAGACAGGTACAATAAGGGATAACATATTGTTTGGATCAGCAATGGATACTCAAAAGTATAGAGAAACTCTGCATAGGTCTTCACTAATAAAGGACCTTGAGTTGTTTCCCCATGGTGATCTCACTGAGATAGGGGAGAGAGGGGTTAACCTGAGTGGAGGCCAGAAGCAACGGATTCAGCTCGCTCGTGCTCTTTACCAGAATGCTGATATATACCTCTTGGATGATCCATTCAGTGCTGTTGATGCACATACTGCCACAAATCTGTTTAAT gAATACATCATGCAAGGACTTGCAGGAAAGACAGTTTTGCTTGTCACTCATCAAGTTGACTTTCTTCCTGCATTTGATTCTGTTTTG TTGATGTCAGATGGTGAAATCCTACAAGCTGCTCCTTATCATGATCTGTTGGCCTCAAGTCAAGAATTTCAGGACCTTGTCAGTGCTCACAAAGAGACTGCTGGTTCTGACCGGCTTATGGATGTTACTTCTTCCCAGAGAAATTCTAATTCTGCAGTAGAGATTAGGAAAACTTCTGTGGAGAAGCAGTTTGATGCATCAAAAGGAGATCAGCTAAttaaggaagaagagagagagaaaggaaaccAAGGCTTCCGGCCTTACTTACAGTATCTGAATCAGAACAAAGGATACGTGTACTTCTCTGTGGCTGTCATTTCTCAGATTACATTTGTGATTGGCCAGATATCGCAAAACTCATGGATGGCTGCCAATGTTGACAATCCTCATGTCAgcactttgaaattgattttagtGTACTTGTTGATTGGATTTACTTCAACATTATTCTTGTTGGTGAGAAGTCTTCTTACAGTTGCTATGGGACTTCAGTCATCAAAATCATTATTTCTACAGCTACTGAATTCTCTCTTTCGCGCACCAATGGCATTTTATGACTCCACCCCCTTGGGACGGATACTTAGCAGG GTTTCTGGGGATCTCAGCATTGTTGATCTTGATGTCCCATTTGGCCTTCTTTTTGCTGTTGCAGCTACTTCTAACTGTTATGCTAATCTTACAGTCTTAGCAGTTGTTACTTGGCAAGTCTTGTTTGTCTCTATACCGATGATTATTTTTGCAATTCGCTTGCAG AGATATTACTTTGCTACTGCGAAAGAATTGATGCGGCTCAATGGCACAACAAAATCCTATGTAGCTAATCACCTAGCTGAATCTGTAGCTGGAGCTGTGACAATAAGGGCTTTTGAGGAGGAAGATCGTTTTTTTGCAAAGAATCTTCATTTGATTGATGTCAATGCTAGTCCTTTTTTCCATACTTTTGCAGCAAATGAGTGGCTCATTCAGCGGTTGGAAACAGTCAGTGCAGTTGTTCTTGCATCTGCAGCACTTTGCATGGTTGTACTTCCCTCTGGAACTTTCACATCTG GTTTTATTGGCATGGCTCTCTCATATGGCCTTTCACTTAATGCTTCACTAGtattttcaattcaaaatcaGTGCAACATAGAAAATTACATAATATCAGTGGAAAGGCTTAATCAATATATGCATATACCAAGTGAGGCTCCAGAAATTATAGAAGGAAATCGTCCTCCAACAAATTGGCCACTTGAGGGAAAAGTGGAAATTCATGATTTGCAG ATTCGATATAGACCTGATGCGCCTCTTGTACTCCGTGGAATCACATGCACATTTGAAGGAGGACACAAGATTGGTATTGTTGGCAGGACAGGTAGTGGAAAGTCGACACTAATAGGCGCTTTATTCCGGCTTGTGGAGCCGGCCGGTGGAGAGATCATAGTTGATGGCATTAATATTTGTTCCATTGGACTTCATGATTTGAGGTCGCGTTTCGGTATCATACCGCAGGATCCTACTCTTTTCAATGGAACAGTCAGATACAATATGGACCCCTTATCGCAATACACTGATCAAGAGATTTGGGAG GTTCTTGCGAAGTGTCAATTGCGAGAGGCTGTCCAAGAGAAAGAAGAGGGATTAGATTCCTCAG TTGTTGAAGCCGGAGCGAACTGGAGTATGGGACAAAGGCAGTTGTTTTGTCTGGGGCGCGCACTTCTAAGGAGAAGTCAGATATTAGTGCTGGATGAAGCAACTGCATCAATTGACAATGCAACTGATTTGATTCTGCAGAAAACCATTAGGACTGAATTTGCAGATTGTACTGTAATCACAGTAGCTCACAGGATACCAACTGTGATGGATTGCACCAAGGTTCTTGCCATCAGTGATG GAAAACTGGTAGAGTATGATGAGCCAATGAACTTGATGAAGAGGGAAGGATCACTTTTTGGGCAGCTTGTTAAGGAATACTGGTCTCATTTTCAGTCAGCAGAATCACATTGA
- the LOC112709593 gene encoding F-box/kelch-repeat protein At3g23880-like encodes MKYKVFNVRLWNPATRLISAASPPLFVKRECASIVKFGLGYDDSTNTYKVVANIIDPRQWKNELRIYSRAGDTCWRTVSTSPDLLLSWEEGQFVSNTFNWLAVCPRGPIDRQRIELFEYTYDDYVIFSLHVGKETHKLLRMPVDLDRSKRQEPKLVVLRDHLCVFHDFKGTHVVVSQLEEFGVEDSWTIIMKFSYISLQIDACSCSFGDYSQFNMSEDGNYLLIYNERDSILLVYDQRVKEVSKCINLCNNNHRWVGVNGYVQSLVSPQ; translated from the coding sequence ATGAAATATAAGGTATTCAATGTACGGCTTTGGAACCCGGCTACAAGGTTAATATCTGCAGCGTCACCACCTTTATTTGTAAAGAGAGAATGTGCAAGTATTGTTAAGTTTGGATTAGGCTACGACGATTCAACCAACACTTACAAGGTGGTAGCTAACATAATAGATCCTCGACAATGGAAAAATGAGTTGAGAATTTACAGCAGAGCGGGTGACACATGCTGGAGAACTGTTTCAACTTCCCCGGATCTTCTCCTTTCTTGGGAAGAAGGACAATTTGTGAGCAACACTTTTAATTGGTTAGCGGTTTGTCCACGTGGACCAATTGATCGTCAGAGAATTGAGCTATTTGAATACACTTATGATGACTACGTAATCTTTTCACTTCATGTGGGGAAAGAAACGCACAAGCTTTTGCGAATGCCTGTTGATCTTGACCGCTCCAAACGTCAAGAACCAAAGCTCGTAGTGTTGAGGGATCACCTCTGtgtttttcatgatttcaaagggACTCATGTTGTTGTGTCGCAGCTTGAGGAATTTGGAGTTGAAGATTCGTGGACTATAATAATGAAATTCAGTTATATTTCTCTTCAAATCGACGCATGTAGCTGTTCATTCGGGGATTATTCACAGTTTAACATGTCCGAAGATGGTAATTATTTGCTGATCTATAACGAACGTGATAGCATATTACTTGTGTATGATCAAAGAGTCAAGGAAGTAAGCAAGTGCATAAACCTTTGCAATAATAATCATCGTTGGGTGGGTGTCAATGGTTACGTTCAAAGCTTGGTTTCGCCTCAATGA